caaaggatttacatggttcacctccaagatgggaagctacatccacggccgaaCAACAGAACAAGTTTTACTATCTCTGAAACCTTCAACATTAACCCTCCCAGAGaaaaagaacaatatatagagaACCCCTAACTCAGAAAGTACAAATATGCCTTTATAACCAAAAAAAGACCACTCGATCAGGGTCAGATCAGAactaacatatgtcgaaatacatattgattcgaatgtcTCAACGAGTCCAACACAATTCATCGCATTTGGCAGTGACGTATCCGCTTTTTAGGCCATCCGAGCTCGTTTCAAGGCCAAAATGACCCTTCCAAGATCCTCTGAATCACTTTCTGGACCGAAattaggcttcaccaataacagagTTCATGTCAATGGAGgagaggggaaagagagatacaaaGTGGACGCTAACTTACGGTATACTGGCGGTGTGCTGATCTTTTCCTATACAACTAATTATAAGTGGAGTAAGTGcatgttccttttttttatagCTGGTGACCCATCCCAATCGTGATGACAATGCATGAATGAGATTCCAACTGCCCAATATTCCATGTAACGTGCCCAATAAGGTAACCCAGACTCTTGATcatcttctatttataataagtgcAAATCCCTGGTTTTTTTAGTGACCCATCTCAATTGTGATGACAATACATGGATGGGATTTCAACTATCCACATCTCTGTAACGTGCTCAAAAGGTAATCCAGACACTTGATCTTCTATTTAAACAAGGGGAGAGGATTCCTTACACTGCCCCGTGTTTAGTTTTGGGCGGATGAGAGAatcttttttgaaatttgataataCGAAGAAGGATATTTATGATATGTCACCCCCCTCAAATGATCAGTGATATGTGAAGaggtgtgcaatttcatttttaaacTGGCATTGTGCAAATCTTTTTCGCGTATACAAGGATCCAGTTTTCCTTCAATCACAATGAATGAAAACCCATTCATCAAGAGGTCAAATGCGTGCAAGACagtatcaagagggtattttgggaaacaTATTAAAACCTTCTAGAGgtttatgaaccctaaaatgTTGGGAGCTTTATCGCCCTCAGTATTGGGAGCTGTCAAGTGCCATCGTACGGCTGagcaccacccatgtgtgcacggtggggccAACTGtacacacatgggcggtgccccAGCCGCATGATGCCAATTTGACCGCCCCCAGCACttggggcgataattttccaaaaTGTTGTGGTTAACCTACACCGTCTGGTGCAGTATGCATGCATGGGATTCCAACGGTCAATAACTCTAtataactttttatttttattttttttggagtaaacaaattttttttttcaaacaaatggTAACGTGGATACAATTGACGAACGTTCTTACGTCAATCACGAAAATTTTTCCCAGTCATCGTCGTTGTggcttataattttttttttggttttttgggtgCAGTTCTATTGAAGTGGAACACGAGATCTTGCCTGGGCCCAGCATTTTGACAAGCAGGGCACAAACCCACTGCGCTTCAGCACTCGCGGCTGCTTATAAAATGTTGAAAGTGTATATACCGGAAGCTGTtcaagattcaaactttgaACGTCTTAGAGGTTTGAACCTTGATCTTTGAACTGTTCAAGATAGTCAAATCTAATTGAGAGTAACAGACTACAACTTCATGGCTTATTGGTGTTTGCCAAATGGACTACAACTTCATGACTGGTTGGTGTTTGACAAATGGACTGTGTAACCATTCTATCTTCCTGTCTTTAGTGCGGTTGTCCCCTTATTTATCCATTCCTTTGGAGCTGAGTTCAGCGAACATAAGTCTCTGAAATTCGCATATCTTTAATTTCTAAGTAATGGGTTGGGTTTTGCAAAAGTGCTTATGGGTTTACTTTGTTCTACTGCTTCAAATCCAAAGATGTTTTGGGTGCTTGGAAGAGGAGAGGATAGCTCTCCTGGAATTCAAGGCATATGTCAATTGGACAGATTCTGAATATGGTTATGGATTGCCATCGTGGGTCGATGATAGAGGGAGTGATTGTTGTGGTTGGGAGCGAGTGCTGTGTAATCATACCACGGGTCGAGTCATCCATCTCTCCCTTGATGACATAAGGGGAGATTGTTCAAGCATTTGGTATATAAATTTCACCTTGTTGTCTGCCTTTGAAGACCTCCAACATCTCAACTTATCTTCCAACTGGTTAGATGGTTGGATCAATAATGAAGGTATTCATTTTCAATCTTGTTGCTCTTTAATCATTGTGACACTACTTGTATTTCTTAATGTTCTCTTTTGCTCTCTCGTGATTGATTTCTTTACAATTCTTTTGTTCACAAAGTGGGACTGAAGTGCattgattgcatatttgcattgacaaataaaagaaattaaattagAGAAGAATGCCCTAACCCATGATTTGATTCCTGGACCATATATTTT
The sequence above is a segment of the Telopea speciosissima isolate NSW1024214 ecotype Mountain lineage chromosome 7, Tspe_v1, whole genome shotgun sequence genome. Coding sequences within it:
- the LOC122666564 gene encoding receptor like protein 21-like → MGWVLQKCLWVYFVLLLQIQRCFGCLEEERIALLEFKAYVNWTDSEYGYGLPSWVDDRGSDCCGWERVLCNHTTGRVIHLSLDDIRGDCSSIWYINFTLLSAFEDLQHLNLSSNWLDGWINNEGFERLVGLRKLEVLDISHNQFNSSILPSLGALKSLRTLSAASNDFNGSNHLEGIYAY